CCATTTCGTGCAGTGATGCTAATGATGCCGGATTTTTAACTGATGATCCAATTTGGTATATCCTTGGATTTCCGGGTTGATTTGCATGAACCATTGCTGCTACTATTATCGAATTGACTACCATATCAGCTGGTATCTGCACATACTAGTTGTATCAATACAGTATATAACTCGTATGgtccttatatatatatatgtgtcgTAATAAATAACGTATGAGACGGTCTCATACCACATCAGCAATTGACTCAGGGTCACCCAAGAAGCATGGTAACCTCCCTTTTCCATAAGCAACAGCTAAACTGTCAATAGTCCTGCAAAAATTAACTAAGTTACAAAAAACTCTAATTATGGAGCTAATAACAGTAATTAAGTTGAGAATTATGGAAGTTAATTACCTAATACCTTCAACCCAACCGGGGAAAGGTTCTTTAAGAGTGCTGGTAACCATGGTTGGACGAATAATAACAAGAGGAACATCTCCTTTTTCATGAAGTAGAACCATCTCCCCTAACGCCTTTGTAAACACATAAACATTTGGCCATCCCCAGTGCCTTGCCCTATAATTTGTTAAGATAAATTCACAAGTTAATTATTGGTACGTAACTATTCTATCTCTTACCTAGGATGGAGGGTTAATTCTCCGTATAATCTAAATATCTATGCGCGAACGAGATCTAATCTAATAAACGGGTAagattaaatttttaaattcgAATGGTTGAAATTCGTTATAATTATAGTggctattattttattataccCATTGAAAAGCTTTCTCgtaattaatacggagtataattaaataaagaaatTCAACACCGATTGTTTAagtgtatcgctattcgacgtCCTCATTCGTTAAAAACGCCCGCGTATTTTACTTGAAAGGACTGTTGTGTCCTTATAAAGCTCTACCCCACCTCAAGCTTTCACACTCCTCCTTATCCCGGCAGTCCGTCCGGCGACAAAATCCGGCAGCCCTGCCTCACCTCACcatctccaccaccaccacctttcATCTTCAAACACCATCATCGCCTCTTCACCATCCTCACAGTCCcttcaccatcatcaccacccATTCACATGCTGATCTTCACCGCACCACCATCCACCTGCACCGACGACCAAGTAGTAggcaattttaattttaatttttttaaaaaaaacagatGCCGCCCATGAATGGCGGAAGGGACCATGGTTTTGCCGCCTTGGAATAGCGGTGTCGGCCATGGTTCATCCGCCCATATTGGGCGGATGAACCATGGCCGACACCGCTATTCCAGGGCGGCACAACCATGGTCCCTTCCGCCATTCATGGGCGGCATTgggaaaaaattaaaaataaaatcaaaaacttACCCCTCGCAGAGTCGCAGGCGGAGGCTGGGCCATAGTTGGGGCGGCGCGGTAATTGGGACGCAGCAACCGAACCGACGCGGTGGTTGGGTTTTTCTCGAGCAGCGACAGGGGGCAGCGGTTTCCTCGACCATCGACAAGTTGCGGGGGTAGTAGTGGCACTGATGCGTCGCAAGTGCAGTGTGTgcggtgatggtggtggtggcgtgGTGCGGtttatggtggtggtggtggactgGCGCGGTTTCTGGTGGTGGTGCGGTttctggtggtggtggtgatttACAGCACTGGAATACGGCTGGGGTGAGAGGGGAAGGGAAGAGAGGGGATTAATTTTTTAGGGGTAACAGTGTAATTTTGTCTTTGAAATGAGGACGTTTTTAACGAAATAGGACGTCGAATAAAAACCCCCTTATTTAAAGGCAGGCAATTGGTAGTTGGTCGTCAATGTTACTCCTCTCTAATACGGAGTACCAAGACCAAGTATCTAGCGATAGCATCAGGAATTCAGGACAAATACGGTTTTTTAATTGTCGTAAAGTGTTTTTATACACGTTTTATTTAGTAGACTCCACAAGGCTAATTTCCAATGGTCCATATTCCAACGATATAGGTTCCTTTATTATTTATGTGGTAATGGGCCCATGGCCCATGAGGGTTACATACGTGTAGATCTGTTTATTGGTCGGGTCAAAATCAGTGCAGGTTATAAGCGAGCCGGATAATAAAAGGATCAATTTTAGCGAGTCAATATGAGGCGGGCCAAAGCAGGCGGTTGGTAAATAACAGACTGATAGTGGGCGGGTCGTGGGTAAATAACGGGCTGAtagggcgggtcaataaacgaacAAGGTAAAatggaaaatataaaaaagagtgGTTTGAGTGAATACTAAGCTATCCATACAATTTTTTATATCATaactattttagttttcaaaagTATGGTGTTATACAATTAATCTAGCGATCACATTAAGATGCTTCTGGGGCGGCCCAATGCCCCCCCTAGCGCCCAAGCCTAGTTAATCTAACGATCACAGATCGCAACAGGGCTGTCAAttctcaacccgaaccgttgaaCCCGTTGGGTTAATCCGTATCGTTAAGAACCCGAACCGTTAATAACCCGTTAATTGGAACCCGAAACTAAACCGAACCGATaatattcaacccgaacccgaaccgtctCGAAAACATTAACCCGATTAAGACCCGATACCCGATAACAAACCGCCACGCGTCAACCCGAACCGTTCCTACCCGAACCGAATGGACCCGAAAACCGTTAATGACCCGATTTATTTCAACCCAAACCGTTTCGACCCGGGAAAAACCCGTTCACAACCCGAACTGtatcaacccgaaccgtttacaacccgaactgtttcaacccgaaccgtttacaacccgaactgtttcaacccgaaccgtttacaacccgaaccgtttacaacccgtaacCCGTTTACTACCCGTTTAATTCAAACCGTTTATAACCCGCCTCGAAAATAAGTTTTAACTTGAAATGTTTTCCGCCATACCAAACAGAGCCGAAATGCTAAGATATCaaatgaattaaacgaattcaTCAGccaattactccgtattatgaaGTCCTAATTACGAGTTTTGTCACCAACTTGCAAGCTCTTTATTGTGTTGCTGCACTTGGAATGAATATTTATGTCTTAATTCCTAATGCGAgataattatattaataaaaataactaaattaaaaatcaagaaaaaaaaataaaattatgatgATTGGAATTAAAAGATTACAGTTTACAAATTTCTTTTACGtgttataataaaattattagattttgtttcttttacgtgttataataaaattattagatTTTGTTTGAACGGTTGTTAATCAACCAAACGAGTAACTGAACATATATTTTCAATAGGATATATTACTGTATGGTAGGGATGTTAACAAGTCAAACCAACACCGAACATGCTAAGGCACGGCTCGGCTCGAAACTAGTGGATGTTAAGCACGACAAGCCTCCAATATTTGGACTCGGCTTGAGTCCAAGCTGAGCTTGAGTCCCGGCTCGAAACTTAGTTTGAAAAAGTTGGGCTTAGGCTCAAGTCAAAAACTAAAGCTACCCACCATATGCTTTTATAATTTGGTTTCTCTCTTAGCATTGCTATGTTTTCAATGTGGGACACCATGTTTTGTTTAAGTCATCCTACATACTTGGTATGTTTTTATAACTTGGTTTCCCTCTTAGCATTGACTAAAATTTCAATGTGGGACTCCATGTTTgtttaagagaaaaattcacCCCACATATTCCTATATAACTTGATTCCACTCTTAACTTCACTGAAGTTACAATGTGGGACTTCATGtttatttaaaaaatttcaaacaatgAAATGAAATATTATTATAACAACAAGACTCTAAgtgcatttaaataataaattattaattagtttaattcaagaataatcaaatattttaaaatatacttcaTTCCTTTTGTGAAGAAAATAGAGTATAAGGTTTTTTTTCCAACCAATGTGGTACAAAATCAAACTCTAAGCTTAGGGGAGGAGTAGTAGCTATTTATAAAGAAAATTAGATTGGTGCTTGTTTTCTTAACCAATGTGGGACTTTAGTGTATAGTGGAGTATTATTTAAGGCCCAAATTGGATTACAAACCGAATCAACCCCCTCCGAGCCAAGCTTTGACCAAGCCAAATCCGAATAGTTTGCGAGCCGTACTGGCTCGTTAGCACCCCTAACTGTATAGTTATAGTCTTGTACAATTAAATAGATGTAAACGGATCTATAGTCTCATAAAGTTATTTATATATTCACATAGTTATATAATTACTGTCATACATAGTTATATACTTGTAAACTTATAATCCCATAAATATATCGAATTAATTAGATAGTTCTAAACTAATAATCTCATAAAgttatatacttatataattaCACTATATCGTTACAGATTTATATCCTTACATAGTTATAGTTCTGTGGACTTTTAGttcaaaataattataatcatcaattcatcagttATTAGCTTATTAGAGTAATAAAATATAGAATGTTATATTCCTTAATTCTTGACAATGTTATAAAAGTATAAAACTCATGAATTTGTATTTTATTAGTCTTGCACTCTTTTATTGACTCGTATTCAACTGACTAATCGTCTAATCGATCATTAAACTATATTGATCTAATTCAATACcaacttataagcttataaCCCAAGAACTAATAAAAAAGGTATGTTGTTTTAATTGAATCGacttaattcattaacaattgaACTTGTTTGTCTCGTTCCGTTGTTGAACATGTTAGGCTCATTGCTgtttaaaccaatatgaatgtatgacaaacttgtatttacaaaatttacaaattcattacgtattaattcatcattgtccattattaattactacgttATTAGTATTTAGTTCATCAATACATGTTTCATAATACTCTGACATGGTAGGGGAGGGCATAGATGATTTTGATTCCATTTGAATAATATGATTGGTAAATACTACAGGACATAATAAAAGACATCGACTGACTtttcttaattaagtttatgaaattaattggatagtgaacattactacattagttgttcgtcaaaaaagaaaataaaattagttATAAATCACGTAATCAAATTGTATGGGCTCTTTTACCTTTTCACTTTGCTTCAATAATGTAGATATTATAATATAAGCGCattgaaaattgtgattttaataataacccgacattttttgtaatttgtatccgAATTGATCTGACTAAACACGAACCCGGCCCGATataaacccgacccgattacAATCCAGCTAAACCCGTTAACGAACCGAACCGAACCGAATTGACCCAACCCGACTACAATCCGACCCGATCtgacccgatccgatatgaacccgacccgatatgaacccgacccgattatAACCCGAACCGATATGAACCTGAACCGATATGAAACCGACTTAACCCGTTTTTGACCCGACCAAAtatgacccgacccgatatgaaacCGACCCGGCATGaaaccgacccgatatgaacccgacccggtATGAACCCGACCTGATATGAACCCGCACTacataacccgaacccgaaccgaaccgtttaattttcaacccgacccgaaccgaaCCGATAGCAAAATGAACcggtttcaacccgaaccgatgaacccgaaccgaaaccgaaccgatgacccgatttgacacccctagtTGTGATGACAAATTGACAATCACTTGAATGCCCACTCACTACAGATAAGACAAACTTAGGTTTACTCACCATTCTACTCGTATTTCTTTTGTCCATAAATACTCCGTAAtgtcatactccctccgtatttatttaagagatacacttggtcgggcacggatattaagaaaaaaaattaaatgaaataaagtaataaaacaagtggggttgagtagatattttaataagaaaaataagtggggaccatgtcattttagggagggGAGAGTGGaagtggggtgtagatatattatttaaatagatggtggggttgataagttactaaaaatcgcaagtgtatctcttaaataaatacggccggaaaaggcaagtgtatcccttaaataaatacagagggagtaacagGCAATATTTGCAACATACACTTTTGAAAGCCAAATGATAAGTTTACCTTAGGAATCGAGGCAATGAAGGCTCTGTTTAGTTTttgtgtaaaacgttttcattgtaaaatgatttttcatgaaaaatatttttcaaCCTAGTTTCCCTTTGTTTggttttttaaaagaaaatgggagaagatggtgaaatttgtgaaggaattatgttccttagacatttccggcaattactaaatataaataggaattaattatgaagataataagttaattattttagtaatcatatttgcttgctagagaataaatgtgattagtaggacaatattgattggacctacaactaaaatatattaatcctataaggtcacacatataagcactaattggaatgggcccaaaaggtccTATGGCAACCGGCCTACTAAGAGAAATAAGGTTGggctttgtgttaacctaaaagccctaacattataatagttataatgtcagggattcagAAATTACGTaattcaatatctgacaaaaaggaaaacacaaaaaaccCTAACTCTTATTCTCTAAACGCagttcttcccaaacaaagcaggagattgatcgtgatcgttctcttccgtactagcatacgtgggattcaattggtgcttgtggactaagtagaggagcaacaagtggggctctaagatctttgaagcttgcatacgaacgggagaacacgctgcgaaggtgattattctttcgacttaatctgatctatattattgttatgcatgtgatcctatgatagatgttaggaaattgtttcctgaaattcctctttatgcatctatatgttcctacaatttgaggggaagaaaggagaaggaAGTAAGGAGGAAAtgaggaaaagtggtttccctccttttcaaatggaaaatgtttttccacTTTCGAGGAAGTTATGAAAATATGTTTTTCATCCATTGTTCAACCAAACAaggtaaaatgattgaaaagaagAAAATCGTTTTTCATAAAAACATTTAATTACCAAAGGAAGTCAAAATGTAGGAGTAATAAAAAAGTTGATGTGAATTCAAACATTCTGAAAGAAAGCATAAATAATCGATTGTTTTGACCTAAATTGAATTAGCCTCCTTCAATTCATTAGTACGTACAACTAGCTAGCTAGTACGAGAACCTTACTTTTAAGGAACAACGAAGAGAAAAGTTGTTGGGCCAGTTAAATGTGTTTAAAGGTTCCACATGTCATATCTTCATCTGTTGAAGGCAATTACTTGTACTTTGTAAggtaaacaaaagaaaaaaaataggtaCTATACTATCAGTTTTATTTTGAGATTTTTGAAAAATACATACTCCAATTAATATGGTAGTTTGTGAATGAGATTTAACAAGTGCACATAACAATATTTAGAAAAAACATTAATTATAAATCGACCTTCATGGACAAATGTTGCGACTAACAACAAACGAAATAGTAACCCCTTGAATGAGAGTTTGGTTTGGCATACGTACCTCTCAAGACCCATGTTCCTCATAGATATCTTGATAGTTCCCATCATGGCTCCCTCGGCTTTTAGCTCATCTAATTTCTCCTCAATAAGTTTCTTCTCTAAATCAATGTCCAAGCCAGGTCTGCCATTTAGTGTGTCACCCATGAAGTAAGGACTCTCCTTTACAAGTCCACTCATTTCACCAGATACATACGCTGAAATTTCCACCACGTACAAATAATGAttaacaacacacaacacacaacacaagCGGAGTGTAGTTAGTACTTTCTACGTAGTGTGGGCTTAACTCGACTCATTTTATACTCACATAAAAATTAAGCAAGTAATTAACTAAGATAAGTACTAACCAGTTGAAACTTGGACGAGCACCTCCAAATGAGCACATTTCTTAGCAAACTCCAAAACATACTTAGCACCATAAGTGTTGATATACAGTGATACATCATACCTGTTACAATTTATCCATACATTATTAGCAATATGCCAATATTATTAGCACTATTAACTAGCCAGTAATTAACATTAGTAGCAAGTAATAACTAGCCAATTAGGTTTTTTCTTAGACAAAGAAGCTAAGTTAATCCCTATGGTCATTCTCAActgacactacaagaatttgtatctttaatgacaacctaataacgaggGTAAAATTTCCGTCGCAaaagggcttttgcgacggggataacaacccaacaaagacgggaacaaccgtcgcaaatgtcttttacgacggaattctccattaacgacggcccccttttatgacgggttcgtgacggaaaatcccgtcgttaatcaacaattattggcctttaacgacggaatttcccgtcgttattagtacaatttcttgtagtgtgaaAGAAGAAATCTCACTTACGTTAAcaagaaaacatattattttatACTACTCCCCGCATTAATTTCTTAAGAGTTTCCCTCGCGAGAGTCTCTTAAACTCTTATTATATTTAACCTTATTTATAGTCTTTTATATGcaatataaaatgaaaaaaaatatatattcccTATACTAGTACGCAACTACGAACTCTACtgagctactccctccgtcccttaatactcgcatcgttttgactggacacgcatgccgatgcacaactttgaccaccaatatctttaactacatattataaaaacttataaaaaatttaatattttgaaaatatatattaagatgaaggcaacactatattatatactaaccattttttttatattagaaataaaataaggtcaaagtgaattatgtgaatagtgcaaaaagtcaaaacggtgcgagtattaacactacaagaatttgtgtctttaacgacaacctaattacgacgggtcaaaaatcccgtcgcaaaagccttttgcgacggggctaacaaccaaacaatgacgggaataataaccgtcgcaaatgtcttttacgacgggtgtacgacggatttacgacgggattttctattaacaacggcccccttttatgacgggttcgcgccaggaaatcccgtcgttaatcaacgattattggccttttgcaacgggatttcctgtcgttaatatacaatttcttgtagtgtaagggacagagggagtatttgttttttatataaaaatgtACGCACTCAATACTTTGTAATTatgtattaaattaaaaaaatacggagtccTACGTaagtaattaaaaataaataattggtgTAGTTAAGTGTACCTTTCATCAAAGTTGGTGGTTGCAGCAAGGTTAACAATAACATCAACGTCTCTCCATAATTCCTCCTTTAATTTAGATTC
This Spinacia oleracea cultivar Varoflay chromosome 6, BTI_SOV_V1, whole genome shotgun sequence DNA region includes the following protein-coding sequences:
- the LOC110785352 gene encoding alcohol-forming fatty acyl-CoA reductase, producing MDQDSILKFLDNKAILVTGGAGFLAKIFTEKVLRSQPNVNKVYLLLRAPDNNSASLRLQNEVIGKDLFKVLKQKFGANFSTFIEEKVCVVPGDITCQDLGIKESKLKEELWRDVDVIVNLAATTNFDERYDVSLYINTYGAKYVLEFAKKCAHLEVLVQVSTAYVSGEMSGLVKESPYFMGDTLNGRPGLDIDLEKKLIEEKLDELKAEGAMMGTIKISMRNMGLERARHWGWPNVYVFTKALGEMVLLHEKGDVPLVIIRPTMVTSTLKEPFPGWVEGIRTIDSLAVAYGKGRLPCFLGDPESIADVIPADMVVNSIIVAAMVHANQPGNPRIYQIGSSVKNPASLASLHEMAYEYFKRHPWINKDGKPVIVGHVRVLGSMDSFKRYLTLHYLLPLKALQIANIALCQYFQGTLREQTRKINNVMRLIEIYRPYLFFKGLYDDSNTEKLRVAAKERGLETDIFYFDPKLIIWEDYFINTHLPGLVKYVFK